The following proteins come from a genomic window of Flavobacterium crocinum:
- a CDS encoding trypsin-like peptidase domain-containing protein, whose translation MKRFSALFIVSLLSGAITLGAYKLLFESNNSFFGKGNSVVTLAPNSYGKNVGLGAETVDFTEAADKTIHTVVHVKNVSRRTVSNPMLEFFYGYGGQQQQEQVGTGSGVIISEDGYIVTNNHVIKDATEIEITLNNKKSYKAKLIGTDSKMDIALLKINADEKLPYTAFANSDSVKVGEWVLAVGNPYNLTSTVTAGIVSAKARNLDQSGIQSFIQTDAAVNPGNSGGALVNARGELIGINTMISSMTGSYVGYSFAVPSNIARKIIEDIMEYGNVQRGILGVEGGELNATASKELGVTETQGFYINRVSKNSGAEKAGLGKGDIIIKLDDQNISTYADLSGYINTKRPNDVVKVTYIKDGKTKTVPVTLSKNEFYSAEFKGIELENIDAADKKKFRIDYGVKIKNITNENLMQYQNELQGNIILSIDNVKATNVETVSKLLSKKDEGQSVRIEMINRNGEIFRIII comes from the coding sequence ATGAAAAGATTTTCAGCCTTATTTATAGTGTCATTATTGAGTGGTGCTATTACTCTTGGTGCTTACAAGTTATTATTTGAAAGCAACAATTCTTTTTTTGGAAAAGGAAATTCTGTTGTAACTCTTGCCCCAAACTCTTATGGAAAAAATGTTGGTTTAGGAGCTGAAACAGTCGATTTTACCGAAGCCGCAGACAAAACAATCCATACCGTTGTTCACGTTAAAAATGTTTCCAGAAGAACTGTAAGTAACCCGATGCTTGAATTTTTCTACGGTTACGGCGGACAACAACAACAAGAACAAGTAGGAACCGGTTCTGGCGTTATTATTTCTGAAGACGGTTATATCGTTACGAACAATCACGTAATTAAAGACGCTACAGAAATCGAAATTACTTTAAACAACAAAAAATCATACAAAGCAAAATTAATTGGTACCGACTCTAAAATGGATATTGCTTTGTTGAAAATAAATGCAGATGAAAAACTTCCTTACACTGCTTTCGCTAATTCTGATAGTGTAAAAGTTGGGGAATGGGTTTTAGCAGTTGGTAATCCATACAACTTAACGTCGACTGTAACTGCAGGAATTGTTTCGGCGAAAGCCAGAAATTTAGATCAAAGTGGTATTCAGTCATTTATACAAACCGATGCTGCGGTAAATCCGGGAAATAGCGGTGGAGCGTTAGTCAATGCTAGAGGAGAATTAATTGGTATTAATACTATGATTTCTTCTATGACAGGTTCCTATGTAGGTTATTCTTTTGCAGTTCCTTCTAATATTGCCAGAAAAATTATTGAAGATATAATGGAGTACGGAAATGTTCAAAGAGGTATTTTAGGTGTTGAAGGTGGCGAATTGAATGCTACAGCTTCGAAAGAATTAGGTGTAACTGAAACACAAGGTTTTTACATTAATAGAGTTTCTAAAAATTCGGGTGCAGAAAAAGCTGGTTTAGGCAAAGGAGATATTATTATAAAACTGGATGATCAGAATATTTCAACCTACGCAGATTTATCAGGTTACATCAATACAAAACGTCCTAATGATGTTGTAAAAGTGACTTACATTAAAGACGGAAAAACGAAAACAGTTCCGGTAACTTTAAGTAAAAATGAGTTTTACAGCGCCGAATTTAAAGGAATTGAATTAGAAAACATTGATGCCGCTGATAAGAAAAAATTCAGAATTGATTATGGTGTAAAAATCAAAAACATTACGAATGAAAACTTGATGCAATATCAAAATGAATTACAAGGAAATATTATTCTGAGTATTGATAATGTAAAAGCAACAAATGTTGAAACTGTTTCTAAACTTTTAAGTAAAAAAGATGAAGGACAAAGTGTGCGAATCGAAATGATTAATAGAAACGGAGAGATTTTCAGAATTATTATTTAA
- a CDS encoding glyceraldehyde-3-phosphate dehydrogenase, whose amino-acid sequence MNNKSLYQKEVSLQVDRRRAGVELIKIISDLWYDKSIEMVLFKNQLLDKNVSDIINLHQYAGEFVGKPITIFDSVEIARVVASLDLPPAKIDLGKLTYEYGLEDEKYPDARYFVIDKLKKAKSSKEIHPKDVILYGFGRIGRLLARELMSKTGKGNQLRLRAIVTRDKNDASSLEKRASLLRYDSIHGDFHGSVIADSKNNALIINGTTVHIITANAPEEIDYTQYEINDALLIDNTGAYTTEEALKRHLKSNGVEKVLLTAPGKGVPNIVYGVNQNEYNPDEIDIFSAASCTTNAITPVLKVIEDTLGVTKGHLETIHSYTNDQNLVDNMHKKYRRGRAAALNMVITETGAGSAVAKALPSLEGKLTSNAIRVPVPNGSLVVLNLEVKKATSIAGINKIMKKYALEGELVEQIKYSLNNELVSSDIIGTSAPAIYDSNATIVSKDGKNIVLYIWYDNEFGYSHQVIRLAKYIAKVRRYTYY is encoded by the coding sequence ATGAACAATAAATCTTTGTACCAAAAAGAGGTATCCTTACAAGTCGACCGAAGAAGAGCTGGTGTCGAATTAATTAAAATCATAAGCGATTTGTGGTATGACAAATCAATAGAAATGGTTTTATTTAAAAATCAATTACTGGATAAAAATGTCAGTGATATTATCAACCTTCATCAATACGCAGGTGAATTTGTTGGTAAACCAATCACCATATTTGACTCTGTAGAAATTGCCAGAGTCGTTGCTTCTTTAGATTTGCCACCTGCCAAAATAGATCTTGGGAAATTAACATACGAATATGGTCTGGAAGATGAAAAATATCCTGATGCAAGGTATTTTGTTATCGATAAATTAAAAAAAGCAAAATCATCAAAAGAGATCCATCCAAAAGATGTTATTCTATACGGTTTTGGAAGAATCGGACGTTTACTGGCAAGAGAGTTAATGTCTAAAACCGGAAAAGGAAATCAATTACGACTCAGAGCCATTGTAACAAGAGATAAAAATGACGCATCAAGTTTAGAGAAAAGAGCTTCTCTTTTACGTTATGATTCTATTCATGGTGATTTTCATGGATCTGTAATTGCTGATTCTAAAAATAATGCCTTAATAATCAACGGAACTACAGTTCATATTATAACCGCAAATGCACCTGAAGAAATAGATTATACCCAATACGAAATTAACGATGCTTTATTAATTGACAATACAGGAGCTTATACAACAGAAGAAGCTTTAAAAAGACATTTAAAATCTAACGGAGTAGAAAAAGTTTTATTGACAGCTCCGGGAAAAGGAGTTCCAAATATTGTTTATGGAGTAAATCAAAACGAGTACAATCCTGACGAAATTGATATTTTTTCAGCTGCATCCTGTACTACAAATGCGATTACACCCGTTTTAAAAGTAATTGAAGATACACTTGGAGTTACAAAAGGACATTTAGAAACCATTCATTCTTATACAAATGATCAGAACTTGGTTGATAATATGCATAAAAAGTACCGCCGTGGAAGAGCTGCAGCTTTAAATATGGTCATTACAGAAACAGGTGCGGGAAGTGCAGTAGCAAAAGCATTACCTTCATTAGAAGGAAAATTAACTTCAAATGCTATTCGAGTTCCAGTTCCAAACGGGTCATTAGTTGTTTTAAACTTAGAAGTAAAAAAAGCAACATCAATTGCCGGAATTAATAAAATTATGAAGAAATATGCTCTGGAAGGAGAACTGGTAGAGCAAATCAAATATTCTTTAAACAATGAATTAGTTTCATCTGACATTATAGGAACTTCTGCTCCTGCAATTTATGACAGTAATGCTACAATTGTTTCAAAAGACGGAAAAAACATTGTACTTTATATATGGTATGACAACGAATTCGGTTATAGTCATCAGGTAATTCGTCTTGCAAAATATATTGCCAAAGTAAGACGTTATACTTATTATTAA
- a CDS encoding Lrp/AsnC family transcriptional regulator, whose product MALDEIDKKILRLLQEDAHYTLKDIANKINLSLTPVHDRVKRLEKDGIIERYVTLLDKKKLGNNLTVYCQVTLTKQTYDTSEGFNQSILNLPEVVECNYVSGNFDYMLKIIIPDMESYHHFHQKKLSVLPEVSLINTVFVISEVKSTTVLPI is encoded by the coding sequence ATGGCTTTAGATGAAATTGACAAAAAAATCCTACGTCTTTTACAGGAAGATGCGCACTACACTTTAAAAGATATTGCAAACAAAATAAACTTGTCTTTGACTCCTGTTCATGATCGAGTAAAACGTCTTGAAAAAGATGGAATTATAGAGAGATATGTTACCCTTCTGGATAAGAAAAAACTAGGAAATAATCTTACTGTTTATTGTCAGGTTACTTTAACAAAACAGACTTACGATACGTCTGAAGGTTTTAATCAGTCGATTTTGAATCTGCCAGAGGTTGTGGAGTGTAATTATGTTTCGGGAAACTTTGATTATATGCTGAAAATTATAATTCCTGATATGGAAAGCTATCATCATTTTCATCAAAAAAAATTATCCGTTTTGCCGGAGGTTTCTTTAATTAATACTGTTTTTGTAATTTCTGAAGTAAAAAGTACTACTGTTTTACCAATTTAA
- the ald gene encoding alanine dehydrogenase has product MIIGVPKEIKNNENRVALTPAGVSEMKKHGHTVYVQATAGLGSGFADEEYAEAGAVVLPTIEDVYAIAEMIIKVKEPIASEYPLIKKDQLLFTYFHFASSEELTHAMLEKGAVCLAYETVEKTDRSLPLLVPMSEVAGRMAIQQGAKYLEKPLKGRGILLGGVPGVPPAKVLVLGGGIVGTQAAKMAAGLGAQVTIMDLSLPRLRQLDDIMPANVNTEMSNHYNITRAIKDADLIVGAVLIPGAKAPHLITRDMLKLMRPGTVVVDVAVDQGGCIETCTPTTHENPTFIIDDIVHYCVANMPGAVPYTSTLALTNATLPYAVQLANKGWEKACAENEELKKGLNVANGKILYKGVAEAWNLPFNEEIALANA; this is encoded by the coding sequence ATGATAATAGGTGTTCCAAAAGAAATAAAAAATAATGAGAACAGAGTTGCTTTAACTCCTGCAGGTGTATCAGAAATGAAAAAACATGGACATACAGTTTATGTTCAAGCAACTGCTGGTTTAGGAAGCGGTTTTGCTGATGAAGAATATGCTGAAGCTGGTGCAGTAGTTTTACCAACTATTGAAGATGTTTATGCAATTGCAGAAATGATTATTAAAGTAAAAGAACCAATTGCTTCTGAATATCCACTAATCAAAAAAGATCAATTATTATTTACATACTTCCACTTTGCATCTTCTGAAGAATTAACTCATGCAATGCTAGAAAAAGGAGCTGTTTGTTTAGCTTATGAAACTGTTGAAAAAACAGACAGAAGTTTACCTTTATTAGTTCCAATGTCTGAAGTTGCAGGTCGTATGGCAATTCAGCAAGGAGCAAAATACCTTGAAAAACCATTAAAAGGAAGAGGAATTCTTTTAGGTGGTGTTCCAGGTGTTCCGCCAGCTAAAGTATTAGTTTTAGGTGGAGGAATCGTAGGTACTCAGGCTGCAAAAATGGCTGCAGGTTTAGGAGCTCAGGTTACTATCATGGATTTAAGTTTGCCACGTTTACGTCAATTAGATGATATTATGCCTGCAAACGTAAATACAGAAATGTCTAACCATTATAATATTACAAGAGCAATTAAAGATGCTGACCTAATTGTTGGAGCGGTTTTAATTCCAGGAGCAAAAGCACCTCACTTAATTACTCGTGATATGCTTAAATTAATGCGCCCGGGAACTGTAGTTGTTGACGTAGCTGTTGATCAGGGAGGATGTATCGAAACTTGTACTCCAACAACTCACGAAAACCCAACTTTCATTATTGATGATATCGTTCATTACTGTGTAGCTAATATGCCGGGAGCTGTTCCTTACACTTCTACATTAGCTTTAACAAATGCAACTTTACCTTATGCTGTACAATTGGCAAACAAAGGATGGGAGAAAGCATGTGCTGAAAATGAAGAATTGAAAAAAGGATTAAACGTTGCTAACGGAAAAATCCTTTACAAAGGAGTTGCTGAAGCTTGGAATCTTCCATTTAACGAAGAAATAGCATTAGCAAACGCATAG
- the pafA gene encoding alkaline phosphatase PafA has product MKKSILLFALFVITNLSAQQRPKLVVGIVVDQMKMEYLYRFSDDFSPNGFKKLMNNGFVFQNMHYNYMPTYTAPGHASIYTGTTPATHGIVGNEWFSRSLGKEMYCTDDAGVKTVGDGTAEEGAMSPKNLQSTTITDEVRMATNFNGKVIGMSLKDRGAILPAGHFANWAFWYSKTGSFISSTFYGEKLPEWVNEFNNEKNYLKYINKGWDLYKPASVYNESLPDNNPYEGKLYGSAAPVFPYDLKSMYEKNDAGVIRATPFGNDLLAEFAKRAIEKEELGKDNITDFLTVSFSSTDYVGHLLGPRSMELQDTYLRLDETIADFLAYLDKTVGKGNYLLFLTADHAGAENVIYLKDRKYNVDNYPSKEVKKSLQDFSVKTFGVDLIQNYSNFNLFFNKQIIKDKGLELAQVKKAFKDFLISQPQVKRVYTEEEILANAGNDYALNFVAKGYDVTQNGDLVIVDRPGDIEYTATGTSHGTIWSYDTHVPAIFYGWGIKKGESYDKKGITEIAPTIAQKIKVTFPNGTEAKVMQEVLDTKK; this is encoded by the coding sequence ATGAAGAAAAGTATTTTACTGTTTGCACTTTTTGTTATTACAAATTTGAGTGCACAACAACGTCCCAAATTAGTTGTAGGTATAGTTGTAGATCAAATGAAAATGGAATATTTATATCGTTTTTCAGATGATTTTTCCCCAAATGGTTTTAAGAAGTTAATGAATAATGGATTTGTATTCCAAAATATGCATTACAATTATATGCCAACTTATACTGCACCGGGGCATGCTTCTATATATACTGGTACAACTCCTGCTACTCACGGAATTGTGGGTAATGAGTGGTTCAGCAGATCGTTAGGTAAAGAAATGTATTGTACGGATGACGCTGGTGTGAAGACAGTAGGTGACGGAACAGCAGAGGAAGGGGCAATGTCTCCTAAAAATCTTCAAAGTACTACGATTACAGATGAAGTTCGTATGGCAACTAACTTTAATGGAAAAGTAATCGGAATGAGTTTAAAAGATCGTGGTGCAATTTTACCAGCAGGACATTTTGCTAATTGGGCTTTTTGGTACAGTAAAACGGGATCGTTTATTTCGAGTACTTTTTATGGTGAAAAATTACCAGAATGGGTAAATGAATTTAATAATGAAAAAAACTATCTTAAATATATAAATAAAGGCTGGGATTTGTATAAACCAGCTTCGGTTTATAATGAAAGTCTTCCGGATAATAATCCTTATGAAGGTAAATTGTACGGAAGTGCTGCTCCGGTTTTTCCGTATGATTTAAAATCGATGTACGAGAAGAATGATGCCGGTGTAATTCGTGCAACTCCTTTTGGTAATGATCTTTTGGCAGAATTTGCTAAAAGAGCTATTGAAAAGGAAGAATTAGGTAAGGACAATATCACTGACTTTTTAACAGTTAGTTTTTCTTCAACGGATTATGTTGGTCATTTACTTGGTCCAAGATCTATGGAATTGCAGGATACTTATTTAAGATTAGATGAAACTATAGCTGACTTTTTAGCATATTTAGATAAAACAGTTGGTAAAGGAAATTATTTATTATTCTTAACAGCTGATCATGCTGGAGCAGAAAATGTAATTTACTTAAAAGATCGTAAATATAATGTAGATAATTATCCTTCTAAAGAGGTTAAGAAAAGTTTACAGGATTTTTCAGTTAAGACTTTTGGAGTAGATTTAATTCAAAATTACTCGAATTTCAATCTTTTCTTTAATAAACAAATTATTAAAGATAAAGGCTTAGAATTAGCGCAAGTTAAAAAAGCTTTCAAAGATTTTTTAATTTCTCAACCTCAAGTTAAAAGAGTTTATACAGAGGAAGAGATTTTGGCTAATGCAGGAAATGATTATGCTTTAAATTTTGTAGCTAAAGGATATGATGTTACGCAAAATGGTGATTTAGTAATTGTGGATAGACCTGGGGATATTGAATATACCGCTACAGGAACATCTCATGGCACAATTTGGAGTTATGATACTCATGTTCCAGCAATCTTTTATGGTTGGGGAATTAAGAAAGGTGAGTCTTATGATAAAAAAGGAATTACAGAAATTGCTCCAACAATTGCTCAGAAAATAAAAGTTACTTTTCCTAACGGAACTGAAGCAAAAGTAATGCAGGAAGTTTTAGATACGAAAAAGTAA
- the thrS gene encoding threonine--tRNA ligase — protein MIKITLPDGSIREFASGVTPMEVAKNISEGFARNVISASFNGTTIETETPLTTDGNLILYTWNDAEGKKAFWHSTSHVMAQALEELYPGIKLTLGPAIANGFYYDVDFEDQKISEADFKKIEDRILEISRGKYDFKMRPVSKAEALEMYKDNVYKTELISNLEDGTITFCDHATFTDLCRGGHIPNTGIIKAVKIMSVAGAYWRGDEKNKQLTRVYGTSFPKQKDLTEYLELLEEAKRRDHRKLGKELELFAFSQKVGQGLPLWLPKGAALRDRLEQFLKRAQKKAGYEQVVSPHIGQKELYVTSGHYAKYGADSFQPIHTPAEGEEFLLKPMNCPHHCEIYNVRPWSYKDLPKRYAEFGTVYRYEQSGELHGLTRVRGFTQDDAHIFCTPEQLDEEFKKVIDLVLYVFGSLGFENFTAQISLRDQENRDKYIGTDENWEKAENAIINAAKDKGLNTVVEYGEAAFYGPKLDFMVKDALGRQWQLGTIQVDYNLPERFELTYKGADNELHRPVMIHRAPFGSMERFIAILLEHTAGNFPLWLMPEQAIILSLSEKYENYAKKVLDLLENHEIRALIDNRNETIGKKIRDAEMQKIPFMLIVGEEEEKNGTISIRRHGQEGKGNITVSIEEFASIVDEEIKKTLKVFTV, from the coding sequence ATGATCAAGATTACTTTACCCGATGGGTCAATTAGAGAGTTCGCTTCGGGCGTAACACCAATGGAGGTCGCTAAAAACATTAGCGAAGGTTTTGCAAGAAATGTTATTTCTGCATCTTTTAATGGTACAACTATTGAAACCGAGACTCCATTAACGACCGACGGTAATCTTATTTTATATACTTGGAATGATGCTGAAGGCAAAAAAGCTTTCTGGCACTCGACTTCGCACGTAATGGCTCAGGCTCTTGAGGAATTGTACCCAGGAATTAAATTAACTCTTGGACCTGCAATTGCAAATGGTTTCTATTATGATGTGGATTTTGAAGACCAAAAGATTTCTGAGGCTGATTTTAAAAAGATCGAAGACCGTATTCTTGAAATCTCAAGAGGAAAATATGATTTTAAAATGCGTCCGGTAAGTAAAGCCGAAGCATTAGAAATGTACAAAGACAACGTTTACAAAACAGAATTGATTTCTAACCTTGAAGACGGAACTATTACTTTTTGCGATCACGCCACTTTTACTGATTTATGCCGTGGAGGCCATATTCCGAATACCGGAATCATTAAAGCTGTAAAAATCATGAGTGTTGCCGGTGCTTACTGGAGAGGTGATGAGAAAAACAAACAGTTAACTCGTGTTTACGGAACTTCTTTCCCGAAACAAAAAGATTTAACTGAGTATCTTGAACTTCTTGAAGAAGCAAAACGTCGTGATCACCGTAAACTCGGAAAAGAACTTGAATTGTTCGCTTTTTCTCAGAAAGTTGGTCAGGGTTTACCTTTATGGCTACCTAAAGGGGCTGCATTAAGAGACCGTCTAGAGCAATTCTTAAAGAGAGCTCAAAAGAAAGCCGGATACGAGCAAGTAGTTAGCCCACATATTGGTCAGAAAGAACTTTATGTTACTTCTGGTCATTATGCAAAATATGGTGCTGACAGCTTCCAACCAATACATACTCCAGCAGAAGGCGAAGAGTTTTTATTGAAACCAATGAACTGCCCTCACCACTGTGAGATCTATAATGTAAGACCATGGTCATACAAAGATTTACCTAAGCGTTATGCTGAATTTGGTACTGTGTACAGATATGAACAGTCTGGAGAATTACATGGTTTAACTCGCGTTAGAGGGTTTACTCAGGATGACGCTCATATTTTCTGTACTCCGGAACAACTGGATGAAGAGTTCAAAAAAGTAATTGACCTTGTATTATATGTATTTGGTTCGTTAGGTTTTGAAAACTTTACTGCTCAGATTTCTTTGAGAGATCAAGAAAACAGAGATAAATATATTGGTACTGATGAAAATTGGGAAAAAGCCGAAAATGCTATCATCAATGCAGCAAAAGACAAAGGTCTTAATACTGTTGTAGAATATGGTGAAGCAGCATTTTACGGACCAAAACTCGATTTCATGGTAAAAGATGCACTAGGAAGACAATGGCAATTAGGAACAATTCAGGTAGATTACAACTTACCTGAGCGTTTTGAACTGACTTACAAAGGCGCTGATAATGAATTACATCGCCCTGTAATGATCCACAGAGCACCTTTTGGATCTATGGAACGTTTTATAGCAATTTTACTAGAGCATACAGCAGGAAATTTCCCACTTTGGCTAATGCCTGAACAGGCTATTATCTTGTCTTTGAGCGAGAAATACGAAAATTATGCTAAAAAAGTTTTAGATTTGCTAGAAAATCACGAAATTCGCGCCCTAATTGACAATCGAAACGAAACAATTGGCAAGAAAATTAGAGATGCAGAAATGCAAAAAATTCCATTTATGCTGATTGTTGGTGAGGAAGAAGAGAAAAATGGTACAATCTCTATTCGTCGTCACGGACAAGAAGGAAAAGGTAATATTACCGTTTCTATCGAAGAATTTGCTTCGATTGTAGATGAAGAAATAAAAAAGACATTAAAAGTATTTACAGTTTAA
- the infC gene encoding translation initiation factor IF-3 — protein sequence MRSNRGFQPRVEKKDAHRINNLIRVPEVRLVGENIEPGVFKIADALRLADQFELDLVEISPNAEPPVCKIMDYKKFVYEQKKRDKALKAKSSQVVVKEIRFGPQTDEHDYEFKRKNAEKFLKEGAKLKAFVFFKGRSIIYKDQGQILLLRLAQDLEEHGKVEAMPVLEGKRMIMFIAPKKKK from the coding sequence ATAAGAAGCAACAGAGGTTTTCAACCTCGAGTAGAAAAAAAAGATGCACACAGAATAAACAATCTTATTCGTGTTCCGGAAGTACGTCTTGTAGGTGAAAATATTGAGCCTGGCGTTTTTAAAATCGCAGACGCGTTACGTTTAGCTGACCAATTTGAATTGGATTTAGTTGAGATTTCGCCAAACGCCGAGCCGCCGGTTTGTAAAATAATGGATTACAAGAAATTTGTTTACGAACAAAAGAAAAGAGACAAAGCATTAAAAGCTAAATCTTCTCAAGTTGTTGTTAAAGAAATTAGATTTGGTCCTCAGACTGATGAGCATGATTATGAGTTTAAAAGAAAGAACGCTGAAAAATTCTTAAAAGAAGGAGCTAAATTAAAAGCTTTCGTATTCTTTAAAGGTCGTTCTATTATTTACAAAGATCAAGGTCAAATTCTATTATTACGTCTTGCTCAGGATTTGGAAGAACACGGTAAAGTTGAAGCTATGCCTGTTTTGGAAGGAAAGAGAATGATTATGTTCATTGCTCCTAAGAAAAAGAAATAG
- the rpmI gene encoding 50S ribosomal protein L35, whose translation MPKMKTKSSAKKRFKVTGSGKIKRKHAFKSHILTKKSKKRKLALTHSALVHSTDMKSIKQQLRII comes from the coding sequence ATGCCTAAAATGAAAACAAAATCTAGCGCTAAGAAACGTTTTAAAGTTACTGGCTCTGGAAAGATTAAAAGAAAGCATGCTTTTAAAAGTCACATCTTGACTAAAAAATCTAAAAAACGTAAATTAGCTTTGACTCACTCAGCGCTAGTTCACTCAACAGATATGAAAAGCATTAAACAACAATTAAGAATTATCTAA
- the rplT gene encoding 50S ribosomal protein L20, whose protein sequence is MPRSVNSVAKRARRKKIMKQAKGFFGRRKNVWTVAKNAVEKAMSYAYRDRKQNKRNFRSLWIQRINAGARLEGMSYSQFMGKVKANGIELNRKVLADLAMNHPEAFKAILNKVK, encoded by the coding sequence ATGCCAAGATCGGTAAATTCAGTTGCTAAAAGAGCAAGAAGAAAAAAAATAATGAAGCAAGCCAAAGGTTTCTTTGGAAGACGTAAAAACGTTTGGACAGTTGCTAAGAATGCAGTAGAGAAAGCGATGAGCTACGCTTACCGCGATAGAAAACAAAACAAAAGAAATTTCCGTTCATTATGGATTCAACGTATCAACGCTGGAGCTAGATTAGAAGGAATGTCTTATTCTCAATTCATGGGGAAAGTTAAAGCTAACGGAATCGAATTGAACCGTAAAGTTCTTGCAGATTTAGCTATGAACCACCCAGAAGCTTTCAAAGCTATTCTTAATAAAGTAAAGTAA
- a CDS encoding Crp/Fnr family transcriptional regulator yields MHDAILNHIQKFIHLGPSEIDLLESCLSISQIKRKDHVLQEGQICNTMYFVVKGCMRQYIINPKGTEQTLQFGVENWWITDYLSYHNHTPSHFYIQAVETTEVIAIEKSVLESILIQIPNLEKYFRIVAQKAFGAAQMRIKFLFTMSAEERYNHFKNQQPDFVQRVPQYMLASYLDFSAEFMSKIRAGKV; encoded by the coding sequence ATGCACGACGCAATTCTCAACCATATTCAAAAATTTATTCATCTTGGACCTTCAGAAATTGATTTATTAGAATCCTGTTTAAGCATTTCACAAATCAAAAGAAAAGATCATGTTTTGCAGGAAGGACAAATCTGCAATACAATGTATTTTGTTGTAAAAGGCTGCATGCGTCAATATATTATTAACCCAAAAGGAACAGAACAAACTCTTCAATTTGGTGTCGAAAATTGGTGGATTACTGATTATCTAAGTTATCATAATCATACTCCTTCACATTTTTACATTCAGGCTGTTGAAACAACAGAAGTAATTGCAATTGAAAAATCTGTTTTAGAGTCTATACTGATTCAAATTCCAAATCTTGAAAAATACTTTCGTATCGTTGCTCAGAAGGCATTTGGCGCGGCTCAAATGCGAATTAAGTTTTTGTTTACCATGTCGGCTGAAGAACGATACAATCATTTTAAAAACCAACAACCTGACTTTGTTCAGCGCGTTCCTCAATATATGCTTGCCTCCTATTTAGATTTCTCTGCTGAATTTATGAGTAAAATAAGAGCCGGAAAAGTGTAA